Proteins found in one Toxotes jaculatrix isolate fToxJac2 chromosome 18, fToxJac2.pri, whole genome shotgun sequence genomic segment:
- the si:dkeyp-113d7.10 gene encoding uncharacterized protein si:dkeyp-113d7.10 isoform X2: MNGAVYISFFQGQLESVLEQVVQLAVQEISKTVGSSLNALLLETAVKEQENRRLRLQLQSRENRVRAGGSDGGGSPPAGKNKAGKATGDEWADSGRTKPEQPQQRLHAPGGQGTEPILPTDTRRLEQRGRVVDQLKSVMEQVLNFAVRELTKIVEASFDDLLLEITKMEREQQVLEERLGSSARGGGGEKERGGGGEKSRGGAGGPGGRRRGSENDSVSPSGSEDAREELAEVAPPKETAETEERPPVLSVSQDWVPILDKVFGQKWCSDVWQIKELSGGGGGEGGGRGLNEGGAEQVEPLPAPSVTLEPSPSSPQQDPRWTPLEDMEVFSPDDDAAEGQRSSGGGANTRPSPGPPLSPTGSSGRRSSASMLHRLLTLPSQLLEDDDEDATAKETLGALTTDGAGDCRDGIEPQGRTCPSPLTTREEEEEEEEEEEDRGRKQLCSPSV; encoded by the exons ATGAACGGGGCCGTGTATATTTCGTTTTTCCAGGGCCAACTGGAGTCCGTGCTGGAGCAAGTCGTTCAGCTCGCCGTCCAGGAAATAAGCAAAACGGTGGGCTCCAGCCTGAACGCGCTGCTGCTGGAGACGGCCGTGAAGGAGCAAGAAAATCGCCGACTCAGGCTTCAGCTGCAGTCGCGGGAGAACCGAGTGAGAGCCGGCGGCTCCGACGGTGGAGGCTCCCCGCCAGCTGGTAAGAACAAGGCTGGCAAGGCGACGGGCGACGAGTGGGCGGACAGCGGCAGGACAAAGCCCGAACAGCCGCAGCAACGGCTACACGCCCCCGGAGGGCAGGGTACCGAGCCCATCTTACCCACCGACACTCGCCGCCTGGAGCAGAGAGGACGAGTCGTGG ACCAGCTGAAGTCGGTCATGGAACAGGTCCTGAACTTTGCCGTGCGCGAGCTGACGAAGATCGTGGAGGCTTCGTTTGACGACCTCCTGCTGGAGATCACCAAGATGGAGAGGGAGCAGCAGGTCCTGGAGGAGAGACTGGGGAGCTCCGccagagggggagggggggagaaggagagaggaggagggggagagaagagcagaggaggagcaggaggaccgggggggaggaggagaggatcgGAGAATGACTCGGTGTCGCCCAGCGGCTCAGAGGACGCCCGggaggagctggctgaggtGGCGCCGCccaaagagacagcagagacagagg AGCGTCCCCCGGTCCTCTCAGTCTCGCAGGACTGGGTCCCGATCCTGGACAAGGTCTTTGGTCAGAAGTGGTGCAGCGACGTCTGGCAGATTAAAGAGCTCTCCGGgggcggaggaggagagggaggtgggaggggaCTGAATGAGGGAGGGGCGGAGCAGGTGGAGCCTCTCCCAGCCCCCTCAGTCACCCTGGAGCCCTCCCCCTCGTCCCCCCAGCAGGACCCCCGCTGGACTCCTCTGGAGGACATGGAGGTGTTCTCTCctgatgatgatgctgcagAGGGTCAAAGGAGCAGCGGGGGAGGAGCCAACACCAGACCCTCACCTGGACCCCCCCTCAGCCCCACAG GCTCTTCAGGACGTCGCTCTTCGGCGTCCATGCTTCACCGTCTCCTGACTCTGCCgtctcagctgctggaggaTGACGACGAGGACGCCACCGCCAAGGAAACGCTGGGCGCTCTGACAACTGACGGCGCCGGCGACTGCAGAGATGGCATCGAACCGCAGGGCCGGACCTGCCCGTCGCCCCTGACGaccagggaggaggaggaggaggaagaggaggaggaggaggacagggggaGGAAG cagctctgttcaCCCTCGGTTTGA
- the si:dkeyp-113d7.10 gene encoding uncharacterized protein si:dkeyp-113d7.10 isoform X1, whose amino-acid sequence MNGAVYISFFQGQLESVLEQVVQLAVQEISKTVGSSLNALLLETAVKEQENRRLRLQLQSRENRVRAGGSDGGGSPPAGKNKAGKATGDEWADSGRTKPEQPQQRLHAPGGQGTEPILPTDTRRLEQRGRVVDQLKSVMEQVLNFAVRELTKIVEASFDDLLLEITKMEREQQVLEERLGSSARGGGGEKERGGGGEKSRGGAGGPGGRRRGSENDSVSPSGSEDAREELAEVAPPKETAETEERPPVLSVSQDWVPILDKVFGQKWCSDVWQIKELSGGGGGEGGGRGLNEGGAEQVEPLPAPSVTLEPSPSSPQQDPRWTPLEDMEVFSPDDDAAEGQRSSGGGANTRPSPGPPLSPTGSSGRRSSASMLHRLLTLPSQLLEDDDEDATAKETLGALTTDGAGDCRDGIEPQGRTCPSPLTTREEEEEEEEEEEDRGRKKKRRRVWSECEECGRRFSRMSLLKAHRQIHVAENATADTSSPPGGAASVLRCSDCGKRFSSGTRLHSHIRTQHTGSQS is encoded by the exons ATGAACGGGGCCGTGTATATTTCGTTTTTCCAGGGCCAACTGGAGTCCGTGCTGGAGCAAGTCGTTCAGCTCGCCGTCCAGGAAATAAGCAAAACGGTGGGCTCCAGCCTGAACGCGCTGCTGCTGGAGACGGCCGTGAAGGAGCAAGAAAATCGCCGACTCAGGCTTCAGCTGCAGTCGCGGGAGAACCGAGTGAGAGCCGGCGGCTCCGACGGTGGAGGCTCCCCGCCAGCTGGTAAGAACAAGGCTGGCAAGGCGACGGGCGACGAGTGGGCGGACAGCGGCAGGACAAAGCCCGAACAGCCGCAGCAACGGCTACACGCCCCCGGAGGGCAGGGTACCGAGCCCATCTTACCCACCGACACTCGCCGCCTGGAGCAGAGAGGACGAGTCGTGG ACCAGCTGAAGTCGGTCATGGAACAGGTCCTGAACTTTGCCGTGCGCGAGCTGACGAAGATCGTGGAGGCTTCGTTTGACGACCTCCTGCTGGAGATCACCAAGATGGAGAGGGAGCAGCAGGTCCTGGAGGAGAGACTGGGGAGCTCCGccagagggggagggggggagaaggagagaggaggagggggagagaagagcagaggaggagcaggaggaccgggggggaggaggagaggatcgGAGAATGACTCGGTGTCGCCCAGCGGCTCAGAGGACGCCCGggaggagctggctgaggtGGCGCCGCccaaagagacagcagagacagagg AGCGTCCCCCGGTCCTCTCAGTCTCGCAGGACTGGGTCCCGATCCTGGACAAGGTCTTTGGTCAGAAGTGGTGCAGCGACGTCTGGCAGATTAAAGAGCTCTCCGGgggcggaggaggagagggaggtgggaggggaCTGAATGAGGGAGGGGCGGAGCAGGTGGAGCCTCTCCCAGCCCCCTCAGTCACCCTGGAGCCCTCCCCCTCGTCCCCCCAGCAGGACCCCCGCTGGACTCCTCTGGAGGACATGGAGGTGTTCTCTCctgatgatgatgctgcagAGGGTCAAAGGAGCAGCGGGGGAGGAGCCAACACCAGACCCTCACCTGGACCCCCCCTCAGCCCCACAG GCTCTTCAGGACGTCGCTCTTCGGCGTCCATGCTTCACCGTCTCCTGACTCTGCCgtctcagctgctggaggaTGACGACGAGGACGCCACCGCCAAGGAAACGCTGGGCGCTCTGACAACTGACGGCGCCGGCGACTGCAGAGATGGCATCGAACCGCAGGGCCGGACCTGCCCGTCGCCCCTGACGaccagggaggaggaggaggaggaagaggaggaggaggaggacagggggaGGAAG aagaagaggcGGAGGGTGTGGTCGGAGTGTGAGGAGTGTGGGCGGAGGTTCAGTCGGATGTCTCTCCTGAAGGCTCACCGTCAGATTCACGTCGCCGAAAACGCCACCGCCGACACGTCGTCTCCGCCCGGCGGCGCCGCCTCGGTGTTACGCTGCTCAGACTGCGGCAAGAGGTTCTCCTCCGGGACCCGCCTCCACAGCCACATCCGGACCCAGCACACCGGGAGCCAGTCCTGA
- the si:dkeyp-113d7.1 gene encoding zinc finger protein 391, which yields MTDLETECLSLGLPPECGSPPPPLDPSLDCGPGPAASAPTATLALLSSDCPTPTLSSLAAEIAEPLVMLPCVKSEPEDGDLEPIRTVDLSEIQPLSTAELGQDQIKMEISGLDYIKSEHHGHHGNHHLGPFHHSDVTELDYKSHYEPSSVFDYISQVTDTLEYIKSDHHVDLQCYYTTELSSLKSEYPESNTMSTHLQHNGLESIHMAELRTELNKLRPDALLMDGMGKLDPEFGAGALYELQPAEEGKTSAEVTAAVTGQAGGGGSTAITTKTQSPTVRKPRNMQGEKPFSCTQCGKNFSTLGNLKTHQRIHTGERPYTCSQCGKSFGQAGNLKRHQLIHTGQKPYVCAHCPKGFTKADDLRSHQRLHTGERPFICVTCGKSFGQSKELKAHQLSHTGERPYCCQHCGKSFTKETSYRNHVQIHTGEKPFTCSQCGKTFSNSGVLKTHEKIHTGERPFGCTQCGKSFGRLGHLKAHQQIHTGERPYACPQCGKTFSQSGHLKAHEQIHKRERADTASTSSSSSSTMGSDSS from the exons ATGACGGACTTAGAGACCGAGTGTTTGAGCCTCGGCCTGCCCCCTGAGTGCGGCTCCCCTCCCCCGCCCCTGGACCCCTCCTTGGACTGTGGCCCGGGGCCCGCCGCCTCGGCCCCGACGGCCACACTGGCCCTCCTCTCCTCCGACTGCCCAACGCCCACGCTCAGCTCGCTGGCGGCGGAGATTGCGGAGCCGCTGGTGATGCTGCCGTGTGTGAAGAGCGAGCCGGAGGACGGAGACCTGGAACCCATCAGGACTGTGGACCTGTCGGAGATCCAGCCGCTGTCCACTGCGGAGCTGGGCCAAGATCAGATCAAGATGGAGATCAGCGGCCTCGACTACATCAAGTCTGAGCATCAcggtcaccatggcaaccaccaCCTAGGCCCATTTCACCACAGCGATGTCACAGAGCTGGACTACAAGTCGCACTATGAGCCCAGCTCCGTGTTTGACTACATCTCCCAG GTGACGGACACTCTGGAGTACATAAAGTCAGACCACCATGTGGACCTGCAGTGTTACTACACCACAGAGCTGAGCTCCTTGAAGTCAgagtacccagagtccaacacCATGtccacccacctgcagcacaACGGCCTGGAGTCCATCCACATGGCCGAGCTCCGCACCGAGCTCAACAAGCTCCGACCCGACGCTCTGCTGATGGACGGCATGGGTAAACTGGACCCTGAGTTTGGAGCGGGGGCGCTGTACGAGCTGCAGCCGGCCGAGGAAGGGAAGACGTCTGCGGAGGTGACGGCGGCGGTGACCGGGCAggcgggaggaggagggagtacGGCCATCACAACCAAAACCCAGAGCCCGACAGTGAGGAAACCTCGCAACATGCAAGGGGAGAAGCCTTTCTCCTGCACACAGTGTGGGAAGAACTTCAGCACGCTGGGAAACCTGAAGACCCACCAACGCATCCACACCGGGGAGCGACCGTACACCTGCTCGCAGTGCGGCAAGAGCTTCGGCCAGGCGGGAAACCTCAAACGACACCAGCTGATCCACACGGGCCAGAAGCCGTACGTGTGCGCTCACTGCCCTAAAGGCTTCACCAAGGCCGACGACCTGCGCTCGCACCAGCGGCTGCACACCGGCGAGCGTCCCTTCATCTGCGTGACTTGTGGGAAGAGCTTTGGCCAATCAAAGGAGCTGAAAGCTCACCAGCTGAGCCACACGGGCGAAAGGCCGTACTGCTGCCAACACTGCGGCAAGAGCTTCACCAAGGAGACCAGCTACCGCAACCACGTGCAgatccacacaggtgagaaacccTTCACCTGCTCGCAGTGCGGAAAGACTTTCAGCAACTCCGGCGTCTTAAAAACCCACGAGAAGATCCACACGGGCGAACGGCCGTTCGGCTGCACGCAGTGCGGCAAGAGCTTCGGCCGCCTCGGGCACCTGAAGGCTCACCAGCAGATCCACACGGGGGAGCGGCCGTACGCCTGCCCCCAGTGTGGGAAGACTTTCAGCCAGTCGGGTCACCTCAAAGCACACGAGCAAATCCACAAACGAGAGCGAGCGGACACggccagcaccagcagcagcagcagcagcaccatgGGCAGTGACAGTAGCTAA